The Amphiura filiformis chromosome 12, Afil_fr2py, whole genome shotgun sequence genome includes a region encoding these proteins:
- the LOC140165724 gene encoding alpha-ketoglutarate-dependent dioxygenase alkB homolog 3-like, protein MAEKVTPKKIITESGDYILSETCSNGKSSVVYIADFLSAAESSTLFDQIQQQVTFESFTNTFDGVTELEPKQIAWYGEHPYTYGAVTHEPNMNWPSALQSIKTKLEEQINCDLNSVLCNLYRDKHDYVSWHTDGEPELGLHPTIASVSLGETRQFVLRRINNNKENNDVTYTFPLCAGSLLVMKGATQQDWEHCILQETQECQPRINLTFRRIYPPNHTGTD, encoded by the exons ATGGCAGAGAAGGTCACCCCAAAGAAAATAATAAC AGAAAGTGGAGATTACATATTGAGTGAGACCTGCAGCAATGGCAAATCAAG TGTTGTTTACATAGCAGACTTCTTGTCAGCAGCTGAAtcaagcacactctttgaccagATACAACAGCAAGTCACCTTTGAATCATTCACCAATACATTTGATG GTGTGACAGAACTGGAACCCAAACAAATAGCTTGGTATGGTGAACATCCCTATACATATGGTGCCGTAACACACGAACCCAACATGAAT TGGCCTTCCGCATTGCAGAGCATCAAAACCAAACTAGAAGAACAAATCAATTGTGATTTGAATTCGGTACTATGTAATTTATATCGTGATAAACATGACTATGTGTCATGGCATACTGATGGGGAACCAGAGTTAGGACTACATCCCACTATTGCATCAGTGTCACTAGGAGAGACAAGACAGTTTGTCCTCAGGAGAATCAACAACAATAAG GAAAATAATGATGTTACATATACATTTCCACTTTGTGCTGGTAGTTTACTGGTTATGAAAGGAGCAACTCAACAAGATTGGGAG cATTGTATTCTTCAAGAGACACAAGAATGCCAACCAAGAATCAACCTAACATTCAGAAGGATATATCCACCAAACCATACGGGGACAGATTAA